TCGGCGAACTTATATTTATCACAATGAGCCGTGATATAGCTCTTCCGGTATGGTCTGACAAGAACTGGCTTTTAGACAATTCTCAAAGCGGCGGAGTAGTTACTGATTTACACATTCACGACATTGATTTTACTAATTTTCTGATAGGGAAACCCGTTTCCGTTTATTCTACGGGGATAAAAGCTAATAACGGCTTGCATACTCAGGTATCCACGACTTTAAAGTATCCCGGAAAACTTGCGTATGTAGAATCTAATTTTCTTATGCCGAAGGGATACGAACTTGGAAATTATGTAAAAGCAGTATGCAAAAATGGATTCATTGAAATTAATAATAAAGCAAAACATACTTTGACGGTTCAAAAACCTGGCAAAAAATATACATACCCTAAATTGCCTGAAAAAGACGGGTATATCTCCGAAATTGAATATTTTATAAATTGTATATTAAAGGATAAAGAACCGAAAATCGTAACACCTGAAGATGCGAAATTTGCATTAGAACTTGTATTAAAAGCAAAAGAATCGTTAGAAACCAATAAGGAGGTAAGATGGCGTTCATAGATTGGGGGATTGTAGTAGTATATTCTATTGGGATGTTGTGGTTAGGTTACTATTTCAGCAAGCGTTCCAGCAAAAGTATGGAAAGCTATTTCACTGCTGACAGAAGCCTTTCCTGGTGGGTTCTTGCGTTTTCTGCCGTGGCGACATACAGCTGCGCGGGAGCGGCACCGGCTTTTACGATGCTTGTTTATAATAGTGGACTTTTAGGAAACTGGTGGTGGTGGTTGCCATGGGTAATCTGGATGCCTATTGTAGCCGTATTCTGGTCGAAATTTTGGAGAAGACTTAACGTCGTTACTACTGCTGAGCTTATCGAAGTCAGATACAGCGGAAAAACGGCAAGTGTTTTCAGAGGCATTTATGGAGTTTTTATGAGTTTTGGCTGGGCAATCGTCCTTATGGGATATGTAACGGGCTGGTTAGGAAAAGCCGTATGTCCCATTATCGGATGCACCGAACTCCAGTTAATAATATTTTCAGGAATAATAGTATTAATTTATACAACCGTTGGCGGATTATTAGGAGTTGCATATACCGATGTCGTACAATTCGGGATTTTTATGGTAGGGAATATAGTTCTTATCCCGATTATTTTACATAGCGCCGGCGGATTTAATGCCGTTTATGACAAGGTACTTGCCTTGAGGGGACCGGGATTTTTCCAGGCAATGCCTCCCGGTGGCGACCTTGTAGGAATGACTTTAGTTGCGTTAGTCATACAGGGACTTTTCTTTGCGGCTTCGCCTTCAGGCGGAGAAGGGTTTACCGCTCAAAGATTTATGGCAGCGAAGAACGAATTCCACGCACAGTTAGGGCAAATCTTTAATGCGGTTTTATCTTTAGTCGTAAGGGTTGTCCCATTTTTATTTCTCGGTATAATCGGAGCGGCACTTTATGCGCCGGGCACTGTAGACCCTGCTCTAATATGGGGATTATTAGTTTCGAAATACTCGTTTGTCGGTTTGACGGGTTTGATTGTTGTTGCAGAATTATCAGCGTATATGTCAACGATATCTACGGAAATGAACTGGGGCGCATCATATATGATAAACGATATGTATAGAAGATTTATAAAGAAGGATGCGACAGAAAGACATTACGTAATGGCAAGTAAAATTTGCACGGTAATTATGCTTATTCTCTCTTTATTAGTCGCTCATTATCTGGTAAAAGGAATGATGGCATGGTTCTTGTTCATAAACTCGGTTATGGTAGCATTTATTCTTCCTTTAGCCTGGATGAGATTTTTCTGGTGGAGATTGAATATTTACGGAGAAGCGTCGGCTATAATCGCGGGTATCCCGCTTGGATATTTAATATGGTTCCCATGGGGATTTTCCGAAAAACCATTCTGGCAGGGATTTTTATTGTTATTCGTAGCAGGATGGTTAGTCATATTAATTGTTACTCTTCTCACGAAACCTGAGAAAAAGGAAACGTTAATTAATTTCTACAAACGCTGTCAGCCACCGGGTTTATGGGGACCGATTACTAAAGAATTTTCTTTAGAAGAAAGAACTAGAATAAAGAAAGAAACTTCAAATGACCTTATTGATTGTTTCCTTGGTATTTTACTTTGTGGAGGAGCTACGGTTATAATGACAAGTTTGTTTGGGAAA
Above is a window of bacterium DNA encoding:
- a CDS encoding Gfo/Idh/MocA family oxidoreductase; protein product: MLKIGILGAGAMGEEHSRCYNTLFKGKTDKNVCPTEISLYGICDYRKEVATKLANKFNIKKVYTNPHKLIDEVNMVDICLPTKLHPKFTIEAAQKGKHILCEKPIALNLKDAEQMILAAKKTKVKFMIAQVVRFWPEYVTLKNIIDSGELGELIFITMSRDIALPVWSDKNWLLDNSQSGGVVTDLHIHDIDFTNFLIGKPVSVYSTGIKANNGLHTQVSTTLKYPGKLAYVESNFLMPKGYELGNYVKAVCKNGFIEINNKAKHTLTVQKPGKKYTYPKLPEKDGYISEIEYFINCILKDKEPKIVTPEDAKFALELVLKAKESLETNKEVRWRS
- a CDS encoding sodium:solute symporter, with product MAFIDWGIVVVYSIGMLWLGYYFSKRSSKSMESYFTADRSLSWWVLAFSAVATYSCAGAAPAFTMLVYNSGLLGNWWWWLPWVIWMPIVAVFWSKFWRRLNVVTTAELIEVRYSGKTASVFRGIYGVFMSFGWAIVLMGYVTGWLGKAVCPIIGCTELQLIIFSGIIVLIYTTVGGLLGVAYTDVVQFGIFMVGNIVLIPIILHSAGGFNAVYDKVLALRGPGFFQAMPPGGDLVGMTLVALVIQGLFFAASPSGGEGFTAQRFMAAKNEFHAQLGQIFNAVLSLVVRVVPFLFLGIIGAALYAPGTVDPALIWGLLVSKYSFVGLTGLIVVAELSAYMSTISTEMNWGASYMINDMYRRFIKKDATERHYVMASKICTVIMLILSLLVAHYLVKGMMAWFLFINSVMVAFILPLAWMRFFWWRLNIYGEASAIIAGIPLGYLIWFPWGFSEKPFWQGFLLLFVAGWLVILIVTLLTKPEKKETLINFYKRCQPPGLWGPITKEFSLEERTRIKKETSNDLIDCFLGILLCGGATVIMTSLFGKHWVLLGVSTLVSAVAIILFINRWRKKGVFKGL